Proteins from one Oscillatoria nigro-viridis PCC 7112 genomic window:
- a CDS encoding site-2 protease family protein: MNGTFRVGSLFGIPFFVNASWFLVLGLVTWQYGGALAALFPALGPVAPWMLGLFTALLLFASVLAHELGHSWVAIKQGIGVKSISLFLFGGLANLERESKTPAEAFWVAIAGPLVSLFLSGLLTAIGIGAGLTGPAAAIVGLLASINLVLALFNLIPGLPLDGGNILKAIVWKITGNPYKGVIFASRVGQIIGWIAIATGIFGNIWNLVIGWFLLQNAGQSAQYATVQNQLAGLTAADAVTPESPIVFQDLSLREFANNHVIGKTQTWRRFLVTDDAGQLVGAIDLDDLKTIPTGRWPEVLVKELVKPIEFSTTVKPELSLLEVVTLLEQLKVQELPVIRENGVLVGLVEKAEIARLLQRRAEANPA; this comes from the coding sequence ATGAACGGTACATTTCGCGTCGGCAGCCTGTTTGGGATTCCCTTCTTTGTCAACGCATCTTGGTTTTTAGTTCTGGGTTTAGTAACCTGGCAGTACGGCGGCGCACTAGCTGCCCTGTTTCCCGCATTGGGCCCCGTAGCGCCCTGGATGCTGGGATTATTCACAGCGTTACTGTTATTTGCTTCCGTCTTAGCCCACGAATTAGGACACAGTTGGGTAGCCATCAAACAGGGAATTGGCGTGAAATCAATTTCGCTATTTCTGTTTGGGGGACTGGCTAATTTGGAAAGAGAATCCAAAACCCCAGCCGAAGCATTTTGGGTAGCAATTGCAGGCCCGTTGGTTAGCTTATTTTTATCCGGTTTGTTAACAGCGATCGGCATCGGTGCTGGTCTCACAGGCCCCGCAGCCGCCATCGTCGGACTTTTAGCTTCCATCAACTTAGTTTTAGCCTTATTTAACTTAATTCCCGGTTTGCCCCTCGACGGCGGCAACATTCTCAAAGCAATCGTCTGGAAAATTACTGGCAACCCTTACAAAGGTGTAATTTTTGCTAGCCGCGTCGGTCAAATAATTGGTTGGATTGCCATTGCTACAGGCATATTCGGCAATATTTGGAATCTAGTAATCGGTTGGTTCTTACTGCAAAATGCCGGTCAATCTGCCCAATATGCCACAGTCCAAAATCAACTGGCAGGATTGACAGCCGCAGATGCTGTTACCCCCGAAAGTCCGATCGTCTTCCAAGACTTGTCCCTCAGAGAATTTGCCAACAACCACGTGATCGGTAAGACTCAAACCTGGCGCAGGTTCCTAGTTACTGATGATGCGGGACAATTGGTAGGGGCGATCGACCTTGATGACCTCAAAACCATTCCTACCGGACGCTGGCCCGAAGTTTTAGTGAAAGAACTCGTCAAGCCGATCGAATTTTCTACAACCGTCAAACCAGAATTGTCCCTCCTCGAAGTCGTCACCCTGCTAGAACAACTCAAAGTACAAGAACTCCCCGTCATTCGCGAAAACGGTGTCCTCGTCGGACTTGTAGAAAAAGCTGAAATTGCCCGCCTGCTACAAAGACGAGCCGAAGCGAACCCTGCTTGA
- a CDS encoding AbrB family transcriptional regulator produces the protein MAKKKNIEPLEGEDLIKKVKDLENLTKEEKARACGYYTVTKNGVERVNMMKFLNALIDAEGIQLDGKQNGNGRGGRSASYRISVQSNGNLLIGAAYTKQMELQPGDEFEISLGRKHIHLRQIDREEEES, from the coding sequence ATGGCTAAAAAGAAAAATATCGAACCCCTTGAAGGCGAAGATCTGATCAAAAAGGTCAAAGACCTAGAGAACCTTACCAAGGAAGAAAAAGCTAGAGCCTGTGGCTACTATACCGTTACCAAGAACGGCGTAGAACGGGTCAACATGATGAAATTCCTGAATGCGCTGATTGATGCAGAAGGCATTCAGCTAGACGGGAAGCAAAACGGCAACGGACGCGGCGGACGCTCGGCCAGCTATCGGATTAGCGTTCAATCTAACGGCAACTTACTGATTGGAGCTGCCTACACCAAACAGATGGAACTCCAGCCGGGAGATGAATTTGAAATCTCTCTGGGACGCAAGCACATTCACCTGCGCCAAATCGATCGAGAAGAAGAAGAATCCTAG
- a CDS encoding Rrf2 family transcriptional regulator produces the protein MKLTTRGHYSVKALLDLSLQPRFGPTSVKSIAKRQELPAPYLEKLLIEMRRAGLVQSVRGAQGGYQLARQPAQISLGQILEAVGETIEPLPRHFPDATQAEDWVTFSLWNRLHKKLAEALYGISLEDLYYDVRSWQAALGEETSFII, from the coding sequence ATGAAGTTAACCACACGCGGACACTACAGTGTCAAAGCATTACTGGATCTAAGTTTGCAACCTCGCTTTGGGCCGACATCGGTGAAATCGATAGCGAAGCGACAGGAGTTACCGGCTCCGTATCTAGAAAAATTGCTGATTGAAATGCGACGAGCCGGTTTAGTCCAATCAGTTCGGGGTGCCCAAGGAGGATATCAATTGGCCCGCCAGCCCGCTCAAATCTCTTTAGGACAAATCTTAGAGGCTGTAGGTGAAACTATTGAACCTTTACCTCGACATTTTCCCGACGCGACGCAAGCAGAGGACTGGGTAACATTCAGTTTGTGGAACCGATTGCACAAAAAACTTGCCGAAGCGCTGTACGGTATTTCCCTCGAAGACTTATACTATGATGTCCGCAGTTGGCAAGCGGCTCTTGGGGAAGAAACTAGCTTTATCATTTAA
- a CDS encoding GFA family protein, producing the protein MDATLVTYFGGCHCGAVRFRVAVDKHEASDCNCSICKKKGFLHLIVPPERFTLLSGEDVLTTYTFNTGTAQHTFCRICGIHSFYRPRSHPDHFDVNVRCLDSDAIEHFQILPFDGVNWEENVHLLRDESNLSS; encoded by the coding sequence ATGGACGCAACACTTGTTACTTACTTTGGAGGCTGTCACTGCGGAGCTGTCCGCTTCCGTGTCGCCGTTGACAAACACGAAGCATCTGATTGCAACTGCTCAATCTGTAAAAAGAAGGGATTTTTGCACCTCATTGTGCCGCCGGAACGTTTTACCTTGCTCAGCGGCGAAGATGTTTTGACAACCTATACATTTAATACAGGAACTGCTCAACATACTTTCTGCCGAATTTGCGGCATTCACTCGTTCTATCGCCCCCGATCGCATCCCGATCATTTTGATGTCAACGTCCGCTGTCTTGACTCAGATGCCATCGAACACTTTCAGATCCTACCCTTTGACGGTGTTAATTGGGAGGAGAACGTACACTTGCTCCGCGACGAAAGTAATCTCAGCAGTTAA
- the cbiB gene encoding adenosylcobinamide-phosphate synthase CbiB, whose translation MMPDEFPVLILAAVLDYSIGDPWGWPHPVQAMGWAIDRYTRLVFNIWKNPAGKMPEAGDRPAGDRPKLLLRCAGTILAIGLIVGSYTVSWSIVQAASWVHPLLGIALDTILLASCFAGRSLRAAAEDVLAPFNVGDLVKARERLSLYVGRDTENLSEPEILRALLETVTENAVDGVTAPLFYALLGFAGPHLLLSVTAGQIDPNSMWASAIVPLAIAYKAASTLDSTIGYKEAPYTDLGWFSAKLEDVLTWIPCRLTVITLALISGKPIYIWQICQRDAVKDASPNSGWSECVYAAILGVQLGGTNSYRGVLKHKPLLGEPVHPITPPLICQALQLTRYCFLIWLGLSLLFYTLLFLSG comes from the coding sequence ATGATGCCGGATGAATTTCCTGTTTTGATTTTAGCTGCGGTGTTGGATTATTCGATCGGCGATCCTTGGGGTTGGCCGCATCCCGTGCAGGCGATGGGTTGGGCGATCGACCGCTATACTCGACTTGTCTTTAATATATGGAAGAATCCCGCAGGCAAAATGCCTGAAGCAGGCGATCGTCCCGCTGGCGATCGGCCCAAACTGCTGCTACGGTGTGCTGGTACAATACTAGCGATCGGGCTGATTGTAGGCAGTTATACTGTCAGTTGGTCGATCGTCCAAGCTGCTAGTTGGGTGCATCCTCTTTTAGGTATTGCCCTAGACACCATTTTGCTGGCAAGCTGTTTTGCAGGTCGCAGTTTGAGGGCGGCTGCGGAGGATGTGCTAGCACCTTTCAATGTTGGAGATTTAGTCAAGGCGCGAGAAAGGTTGAGCCTTTACGTCGGCCGGGATACCGAAAACTTATCGGAGCCTGAAATTCTGCGAGCATTGTTAGAAACTGTAACAGAGAATGCAGTCGATGGCGTGACAGCACCGCTATTTTATGCCTTACTTGGGTTCGCTGGGCCGCATCTATTATTAAGTGTTACCGCTGGGCAGATCGATCCTAACTCGATGTGGGCGAGTGCTATAGTCCCCTTGGCGATCGCTTACAAAGCAGCCAGCACATTAGATTCTACGATCGGCTACAAAGAAGCGCCATACACTGATTTAGGATGGTTTAGCGCCAAACTAGAAGACGTGCTGACTTGGATTCCTTGTCGGCTAACAGTGATTACTTTAGCCCTTATATCTGGCAAACCGATTTACATTTGGCAGATTTGTCAGAGAGATGCTGTTAAAGATGCCAGTCCCAATTCCGGTTGGAGCGAGTGCGTTTACGCCGCCATCTTGGGAGTGCAACTAGGAGGTACTAATTCCTATCGCGGAGTTCTCAAACACAAACCGCTGTTAGGCGAGCCGGTTCACCCTATCACACCGCCGCTAATTTGCCAAGCATTGCAATTAACTCGGTATTGCTTTCTGATTTGGTTGGGACTATCATTGCTTTTTTATACCTTATTATTTTTGAGCGGCTAA
- the pyrR gene encoding bifunctional pyr operon transcriptional regulator/uracil phosphoribosyltransferase PyrR — MTKIIEILSPDEVRRTLTRVASQIVEKSGNPSELVLLGIHSRGVPLAQILADQIEVLEQVKVPVGALDITFYRDDLDRVAMRTPAKTEIPFDLTGKTVVLVDDVIYKGRTTRAALNAVNDYGRPEKIWLAVLVDRGHREVPIQPDFTGKKLPTAKEEQVKVYVQELDGWDGVELIKG, encoded by the coding sequence ATGACTAAAATTATCGAAATTTTATCGCCTGATGAAGTGAGGCGCACTCTCACCCGCGTCGCTTCCCAGATTGTCGAAAAATCAGGGAACCCCTCGGAGTTAGTGCTGTTGGGCATTCATAGTAGAGGAGTGCCTTTAGCTCAAATTTTGGCAGATCAAATTGAAGTCCTCGAACAAGTCAAAGTACCCGTGGGCGCTTTGGATATTACCTTTTACCGAGATGACTTGGATCGAGTTGCGATGCGGACACCGGCGAAAACAGAAATTCCTTTCGATTTGACGGGCAAAACCGTGGTGTTGGTAGATGATGTTATCTATAAAGGCAGAACGACTAGAGCGGCTTTGAATGCGGTAAACGATTACGGGCGGCCGGAGAAAATTTGGTTGGCGGTATTAGTCGATCGCGGCCACCGAGAAGTACCGATTCAGCCAGATTTTACAGGTAAAAAGTTGCCGACTGCAAAGGAAGAACAAGTTAAGGTTTACGTTCAAGAACTAGACGGGTGGGACGGAGTGGAGTTAATTAAGGGATAA
- a CDS encoding hemolysin family protein → MSLLGARVQEISDLPAMSWTEVLSRLLSVLLLIAINAFFVAAEFSMVTVRRSRINQLVDAGDVAAQTVQSLQQSIERLLSTMQLGITLSSLALGWIGESTIAVLVRMSIGSLPLPIYIKSAIAHSFSISIVTFLLLAYLQIVLGELFPKSVALLYSEQLARTLGPPSLLIARLFNPFVLFLNQSTRSLLRFGGIEYDLRHRPVTPEELQLIIATSSESSGLEAEERELLNNVFEFGEVWVEEVMVPRPSIVALPKTATFQTLLDEMAISHHSRYPVTGDSLDEIIGIIGFKQLAKPLAEGLLSPDTPILPWMSSVRFVPEMMLLGELLPLMQSSSEEIAIVVDEFGGISGLVTLRDLIAEIIGRSYESPDSKEIALQVLDDRTYLVQAQLNVDDVNQILNLDLPVTDEYQTIGGFLSYQLQRMPAAGEVWRGENVELTVVSVSGPRLEQLQIHLLEGAAGDRALDGIAAADEEVVGKGRKNSGLSGVAKFSS, encoded by the coding sequence GTGTCACTTTTAGGGGCGAGAGTGCAGGAGATATCTGATTTACCCGCGATGAGTTGGACAGAGGTGCTGTCGCGGTTGCTGTCAGTGCTGTTGCTGATTGCGATCAATGCTTTTTTTGTGGCGGCTGAGTTTTCGATGGTGACGGTACGCCGATCGCGCATCAATCAGTTAGTGGATGCCGGCGACGTGGCAGCTCAAACGGTGCAATCTTTGCAGCAAAGTATTGAGCGATTGCTCTCGACAATGCAGTTGGGAATCACTCTTTCTAGTTTAGCTCTCGGCTGGATTGGGGAAAGTACGATCGCCGTGCTAGTGAGAATGTCGATCGGCTCTTTGCCGCTGCCAATTTACATCAAGTCGGCGATCGCCCATTCTTTTAGCATATCAATAGTAACTTTTTTGTTGCTAGCTTACCTGCAAATCGTACTGGGCGAACTTTTTCCCAAATCTGTAGCGTTACTGTATTCCGAACAGCTAGCCAGAACTCTAGGGCCTCCGAGTTTATTGATTGCCCGTTTGTTCAATCCCTTTGTGTTGTTTCTCAATCAATCTACTCGATCGCTCTTGCGGTTTGGGGGCATCGAATACGATCTGAGGCACCGGCCGGTTACGCCCGAAGAACTGCAATTAATTATAGCTACTTCCAGCGAATCCAGCGGCTTGGAAGCAGAAGAGCGAGAACTGCTTAACAACGTGTTTGAATTTGGCGAAGTTTGGGTAGAAGAAGTGATGGTGCCGAGGCCTAGCATTGTCGCACTTCCCAAGACGGCAACTTTTCAAACTTTGCTCGACGAAATGGCGATTTCTCACCATTCCCGCTATCCCGTGACGGGAGATTCTTTAGACGAAATTATCGGCATTATTGGCTTCAAACAACTTGCGAAACCCCTAGCTGAAGGTTTGCTATCTCCCGACACGCCAATTTTACCTTGGATGAGTTCGGTGAGGTTTGTGCCGGAGATGATGCTGCTGGGGGAACTGCTGCCTTTGATGCAGAGTTCGTCGGAAGAAATTGCGATCGTAGTTGATGAATTTGGCGGCATTTCCGGGTTAGTGACGCTGAGGGATTTGATTGCCGAAATTATCGGCCGCAGCTACGAGTCGCCCGACAGCAAAGAAATTGCTTTGCAAGTATTGGACGATCGCACTTATTTAGTGCAAGCGCAGTTAAATGTAGATGATGTGAATCAAATATTGAATTTGGATTTGCCAGTAACTGACGAATATCAGACAATTGGAGGTTTTCTGAGTTATCAGTTGCAAAGAATGCCGGCTGCTGGGGAAGTTTGGCGCGGCGAAAATGTGGAACTTACGGTTGTTTCTGTGTCCGGGCCGCGGTTGGAGCAACTTCAAATTCACTTGTTGGAAGGGGCTGCGGGCGATCGAGCTTTAGATGGAATTGCAGCAGCGGATGAGGAAGTTGTGGGGAAAGGGCGCAAGAATAGCGGGTTGAGTGGTGTGGCGAAATTTTCTAGTTGA
- a CDS encoding tetratricopeptide repeat protein: MLKHPYLISVFSSVIIASLPLFQTVATAQEEPGCFIIDSSGQVNRLDPLCKRDEQQKLKNIMKAQELYQQGLDLARKGQYKESVELLTQAINLNPSFPEAHMVRADAQTLLENLQGAVEDVQKAIDIYRARGQSQIADMLLVPLNSLQNEIKFNQEDQGQPEVEDEPEGK; encoded by the coding sequence ATGCTGAAACACCCCTACTTAATTTCTGTTTTTTCTTCTGTAATTATTGCGTCTCTACCTCTTTTTCAGACTGTAGCGACTGCTCAGGAAGAACCAGGGTGCTTTATAATTGATTCATCAGGTCAAGTAAATAGACTCGATCCTTTATGCAAGCGCGATGAACAGCAGAAATTAAAAAACATTATGAAAGCTCAAGAACTTTATCAACAAGGATTAGACCTCGCTCGCAAAGGACAATATAAAGAATCAGTTGAACTTTTAACTCAAGCAATTAATCTCAATCCTAGCTTTCCCGAAGCGCATATGGTTCGCGCTGATGCTCAAACTTTATTAGAAAACCTACAGGGTGCAGTAGAAGATGTTCAGAAAGCGATAGATATCTACAGGGCTAGAGGACAATCGCAAATAGCTGATATGCTTTTAGTCCCGTTGAATTCGCTGCAAAATGAAATTAAGTTTAACCAGGAAGACCAGGGTCAACCGGAAGTTGAGGATGAGCCGGAAGGTAAATAA
- the queC gene encoding 7-cyano-7-deazaguanine synthase QueC, which yields MKAVILLSGGLDSSTVLYQAKADGCECYAISFDYKQRHRRELESARAIALSAGVKAHQIVNFDLTLWGGSALTDNEMELPIDRNLAEMSQNIPITYVPARNTIFLSFALAYAETLEADRIYIGVNALDYSGYPDCRLDYIQAMQEVFRLGTKQGREGEPIKIITPLIELKKTEIIQLGNKLGVPWEQTWSCYAGGENACGVCDSCRLRLAAFEELGLKDPVPYA from the coding sequence GTGAAAGCAGTTATTTTATTGTCGGGAGGGCTGGATTCCTCAACTGTTTTGTATCAAGCCAAAGCCGACGGCTGCGAGTGTTACGCTATTTCCTTTGACTACAAGCAAAGACATCGGCGGGAGTTGGAATCAGCAAGGGCGATCGCACTTTCAGCCGGTGTTAAGGCACATCAGATAGTAAACTTTGACTTGACACTGTGGGGCGGTTCGGCTTTGACGGATAATGAGATGGAATTGCCGATCGATCGCAATCTTGCAGAAATGTCCCAAAACATCCCAATTACCTACGTTCCTGCCAGAAATACAATCTTTCTCAGCTTTGCCCTCGCCTACGCAGAAACTCTAGAAGCCGATCGCATTTACATCGGTGTCAACGCTTTAGATTATTCCGGCTATCCCGACTGTCGCCTCGATTACATCCAAGCCATGCAGGAAGTATTTCGGTTAGGAACAAAGCAGGGAAGAGAAGGAGAACCTATTAAAATTATAACACCTTTGATCGAACTTAAAAAAACCGAAATTATTCAATTAGGCAACAAATTAGGAGTACCTTGGGAGCAAACTTGGTCTTGCTACGCAGGCGGCGAAAATGCCTGCGGCGTTTGCGATTCTTGTCGGTTGCGGCTGGCTGCTTTTGAGGAATTGGGATTAAAAGATCCGGTGCCTTACGCTTAA
- a CDS encoding cytosine deaminase, which yields MLPSTSNYLLKNSRVPASLLEMQSIAPSASTVATTGSESNLCAVDMEIAAGTIAEIIPAGTKPISSSADIPVIDLQGGLIWPCFVDMHAHLDKGQIWERSPNPDGTFASAIEAVGADAQKNWNAEDVYRRMEFGLKCSYAHGTKAIRTHIDSAGEQGTVSLGVFEALQAEWGDRLILQAVSLVSLDYFLTPAGEKLADRIAQIGGILGGFAYMNPDLDKQLDRVFALAKERNLNLDFHTDENDDPDSVTLREVAKTAIRHEFSGQIICGHCCSLAVQPSDLVTETLELVKEANIGIVSLPMCNLYLQDRESQHTPRWRGVTLLHELKAAGIPVAVASDNCRDPFYGFGDHDVLEVFNMAVRIAHLDRPWGDWHCAVTKTPADLMGLPNLGRIAVGLPADLILFKARNFSELLSRSQRDRTVLRQGIKIDTTLPDYRELDDLLAI from the coding sequence ATGTTGCCAAGTACATCTAATTATTTGCTCAAAAATAGTCGCGTACCCGCGTCTCTTCTAGAGATGCAATCGATCGCCCCGTCAGCTTCTACTGTCGCAACAACGGGGAGTGAGAGCAATTTATGTGCGGTGGATATGGAAATTGCAGCGGGTACGATCGCCGAAATTATCCCAGCAGGTACAAAACCTATATCCTCCTCTGCAGATATCCCAGTTATAGATTTGCAGGGCGGCTTAATCTGGCCTTGTTTTGTGGATATGCACGCGCATTTAGACAAAGGTCAAATTTGGGAACGATCGCCCAATCCGGATGGAACTTTTGCCAGCGCGATCGAAGCGGTAGGCGCTGATGCCCAAAAAAACTGGAATGCAGAGGATGTTTACCGCCGGATGGAGTTTGGCCTCAAGTGCAGCTACGCCCACGGAACCAAGGCTATCCGCACTCACATCGACAGCGCGGGCGAACAGGGAACCGTTAGTTTGGGAGTATTTGAAGCCCTGCAAGCCGAATGGGGCGATCGGCTGATCTTGCAAGCAGTTTCCCTGGTTTCCCTCGACTATTTCCTGACACCAGCCGGCGAAAAATTAGCCGATCGCATAGCCCAAATCGGCGGCATTCTCGGCGGCTTCGCCTATATGAATCCCGACTTAGACAAACAACTCGATCGAGTTTTTGCCTTAGCCAAAGAACGAAATTTAAACCTCGACTTCCACACCGACGAAAACGACGATCCAGATTCAGTAACACTGCGGGAAGTCGCAAAAACCGCCATCCGCCACGAATTTTCCGGTCAAATTATCTGCGGGCACTGCTGTAGTTTAGCCGTACAACCCTCAGATTTAGTAACAGAAACTCTGGAATTAGTCAAGGAAGCAAATATCGGCATTGTCAGCTTGCCGATGTGCAACCTTTACCTGCAAGACCGAGAATCTCAGCATACACCGCGCTGGCGGGGAGTGACACTGCTGCACGAACTCAAAGCAGCCGGAATTCCCGTTGCAGTTGCTAGCGACAATTGTCGCGATCCGTTTTACGGATTTGGCGATCACGATGTTTTGGAAGTTTTTAATATGGCAGTCCGCATCGCTCATTTAGATAGGCCTTGGGGGGATTGGCACTGTGCAGTGACAAAGACTCCAGCAGATTTAATGGGATTGCCGAATTTAGGACGAATTGCAGTTGGTTTACCAGCAGATTTGATTTTGTTTAAGGCGCGGAATTTCAGCGAACTGTTATCTAGGTCGCAGCGCGATCGCACAGTTTTGCGGCAGGGCATTAAAATTGATACAACTTTGCCCGATTACCGCGAACTAGATGACTTGTTAGCAATTTAA
- a CDS encoding GTP cyclohydrolase II, with product MSKPKHIVLTSHPDRSGTKPHPISWGEIEPLKRGPVIGSLTKSSHRNAIGTHSGSYSVYRALAVASGALQADHRPDFTNTSPAAHIGPHPSWGDRNLIVSLDPFGGLVSEVYTSFLQQGYDIRPTIAVTKAHMNMPELQDAIAKGRVQIDGKIVKAGGNLAVTKIAIDPVWYLPGIARRIGAQESVLRRVLFEQTGGMFSDLVTRPDLHVFLPPIGGTTVYIIGDVANISDPDKQLAVRVHDECNGSDVFSSDICTCRPYLVHGMEICIQTAQSGGSGVIVYFRKEGRALGEVTKFLVYNARKRQEGGDRADAYFTRTECVAGVQDMRFQELMPDVLHWLGISRIDSLVSMSDMKYNAIINSGIQVVDRIPIPEDWIPADAQVEIVAKKAAGYYTPDPVPDATILAEAIGRDLGD from the coding sequence GTGTCAAAACCAAAGCATATAGTTTTAACATCCCATCCCGACAGATCCGGCACAAAACCTCATCCGATTTCCTGGGGAGAAATCGAGCCGCTGAAACGGGGGCCTGTGATTGGCAGCCTCACCAAATCGTCTCACCGGAATGCGATCGGCACTCATTCGGGTTCCTACTCTGTTTATCGCGCGCTAGCAGTTGCTTCCGGCGCACTCCAAGCAGATCACCGCCCCGATTTTACCAACACCTCTCCGGCCGCACACATCGGGCCGCACCCGAGTTGGGGCGATCGCAATTTGATTGTTTCTCTCGATCCCTTTGGGGGTTTGGTCAGCGAAGTTTATACTTCATTTCTCCAGCAGGGATATGATATTCGACCGACAATTGCTGTCACTAAAGCTCACATGAATATGCCGGAATTGCAAGATGCTATTGCTAAGGGGCGAGTGCAAATTGATGGCAAAATAGTCAAAGCAGGTGGCAATTTAGCAGTAACTAAAATTGCGATCGATCCGGTGTGGTATTTGCCGGGAATTGCTAGGCGAATCGGCGCCCAAGAAAGCGTTCTCCGCCGTGTCCTGTTCGAGCAAACAGGCGGAATGTTCTCGGATTTAGTGACGCGGCCGGACTTGCACGTTTTCTTACCACCAATTGGCGGAACTACGGTTTATATTATTGGCGATGTCGCGAATATTTCTGACCCGGATAAGCAGTTGGCGGTACGGGTACACGATGAATGCAACGGTTCTGATGTCTTCAGTTCCGATATCTGCACTTGTCGCCCTTATTTGGTACACGGGATGGAAATTTGCATCCAAACGGCACAATCAGGCGGTTCTGGGGTAATAGTTTACTTCCGCAAGGAAGGGAGAGCTTTGGGGGAAGTGACTAAGTTTTTGGTGTACAATGCCAGAAAACGGCAGGAAGGCGGCGATCGAGCTGATGCCTATTTTACGCGCACTGAATGCGTTGCGGGAGTTCAAGATATGCGGTTTCAAGAACTAATGCCAGACGTGCTGCACTGGTTGGGGATCTCTCGCATTGACAGTTTAGTTTCTATGAGCGATATGAAATACAATGCGATTATCAATTCTGGCATTCAGGTGGTCGATCGCATCCCTATTCCTGAAGATTGGATTCCCGCAGACGCACAAGTCGAAATCGTCGCCAAGAAAGCCGCCGGCTACTACACGCCAGACCCTGTGCCAGATGCTACAATTCTTGCAGAAGCGATCGGACGGGATTTAGGAGATTGA
- a CDS encoding adenylate/guanylate cyclase domain-containing protein has translation MANLRSSVIVKTDICGYTARVKKLSQSDLSSLLNEHKTFVSDISARNEGSVIKGEGDSFWIIFPSVTAAAVAAIEMQQELRAQQSSKANDERLAIRVSITLGDVLHQDKDIFGDTVNLTARIESVTPPDEIYLSQAAWLALNKAEVQTSFVNEFSLKGMSEPEKVYKVDQSYKTRIIKNQAIIKADLRGFIAYQESNSIKDVEYLLTNFDTFEKTICEEYGGTIRSIVGDSHLLTFPEAHSALAAMESLCENWKLFINANQIPCGLSVGVAKGNLYIFRSCTYGKDIHIADRLEDLSKIVTPGRERNSVIVSDQIKREVSGSKWEYKLIKIDKNAILDNLLDYSQFDFFQENDVYRCLVV, from the coding sequence ATGGCTAATTTGCGTTCTAGTGTGATCGTAAAAACAGATATTTGTGGATATACCGCCAGAGTCAAAAAATTATCTCAGTCGGACTTAAGTAGTTTGTTAAACGAGCATAAAACTTTTGTTTCAGATATTAGCGCCCGAAATGAAGGCAGCGTGATTAAAGGGGAAGGTGATTCATTTTGGATAATTTTTCCCAGCGTCACAGCAGCGGCCGTAGCAGCCATAGAAATGCAGCAAGAATTGAGAGCGCAACAATCTAGCAAGGCGAACGACGAACGATTGGCTATTCGCGTGTCGATTACATTAGGAGATGTCTTGCATCAAGATAAAGATATCTTTGGCGATACGGTGAATTTAACAGCGCGCATAGAATCAGTAACTCCGCCGGATGAAATATATTTGTCCCAAGCAGCATGGCTGGCGCTCAACAAAGCAGAAGTGCAAACGTCTTTTGTCAACGAGTTTTCTTTGAAAGGGATGAGCGAACCTGAAAAAGTATACAAAGTTGACCAAAGTTACAAAACGCGAATCATCAAGAATCAAGCAATAATTAAAGCAGATTTGAGAGGTTTTATAGCTTATCAAGAATCTAATTCTATCAAAGATGTGGAATATTTGCTCACCAATTTTGATACTTTTGAAAAAACAATTTGCGAAGAATACGGCGGCACAATTCGGAGTATTGTTGGGGATTCGCATTTGTTGACTTTCCCGGAAGCTCACTCAGCCTTAGCGGCAATGGAAAGTCTGTGCGAGAATTGGAAACTTTTTATTAACGCCAATCAAATACCTTGCGGATTGTCGGTGGGAGTTGCTAAGGGAAATTTATATATATTTAGGTCTTGCACTTACGGAAAAGATATTCACATAGCCGACAGGCTGGAAGATTTAAGTAAAATAGTAACTCCGGGTAGAGAAAGAAATTCAGTCATAGTTTCCGATCAAATAAAACGCGAAGTCAGCGGCTCGAAGTGGGAATACAAGCTGATAAAAATCGATAAAAATGCGATTTTAGATAATCTTTTAGATTACAGTCAGTTTGACTTTTTTCAAGAAAACGATGTTTACCGGTGTTTGGTAGTATGA